Proteins co-encoded in one Aspergillus flavus chromosome 2, complete sequence genomic window:
- a CDS encoding putative choline sulfatase: MATKKPNILYIMADQMAAPLLAFHDKDSPIKTPNLNRLADEGVVFDSAYCNSPLCAPSRFVMVTGQLPSKIGAYDNAADLPADIPTYAHYLRREGYHTALAGKMHFCGPDQLHGYEQRLTSDIYPGDYGWSVNWDEPEIRLDYYHNMSSVMDAGPVVRTNQLDFDEEVIYKSTQYLYNHVRQRGDQPFCLTVSMTHPHDPYAMTKEFWDLYEGVDIPLPKNGDMPQDQQDPHSQRVLKCIDLWGKEMPEERIKAARRAYYAACTYVDTNVGKLLKVLDDCGMTDDTIIVFTGDHGDMLGERGLWYKMTWYENSARVPMIVHAPKRFAPKRVPQNVSTMDLLPTFVDLVGAQLVRELPLDGVSLLPYLTGEDGLKTDTVLGEYMGEGTQSPVVMIRRGRWKFVYSLIDPPMLFDVKTDPEEKVNLAAGLPIPAQLSAAKHISGSQLQPASLPTPAESPRISPRPQRGASSAYPFPSPPRTPSPGKGLPEMPTTTEPAKVLAYFLEEAQARWDLESITEDVLRSQRRRRLVYSALIKGNPAFWDYEPRIDPSTQYVRNQGKGVLDDVEFISRWPRVLQQAANATGTKI, translated from the exons ATGGCTACCAAGAAGCCCAACATCCTCTACATCATGGCTGACCAGATGGCTGCCCCCCTTCTGGCCTTCCATGACAAGGATTCTCCCATCAAGACCCCCAACCTGAACCGGTTGGCGGATGAGGGTGTGGTCTTCGACTCAGCCTACTGTAACTCTCCGCTATGTGCGCCGTCCCGTTTCGTCATGGTGACCGGCCAATTGCCCTCCAAGATTGGAGCCTACGATAACGCTGCCGACTTACCCGCTGATATCCCCACTTATGCCCATTATCTGCGCCGGGAGGGCTATCACACCGCTCTGGCTGGAAAGATGCATTTCTGTGGGCCCGACCAGCTGCACGGTTATGAGCAGCGTCTGACGAGCGACATCTACCCCGGTGACTATGGCTGGTCTGTCAATTGGGATGAGCCG GAAATCCGTCTCGATTATTATCACAACATGTCCTCTGTTATGGACGCGGGTCCTGTTGTGCGGACCAACCAGCTTGACTTTGATGAAgaagttatatataaatccACCCAGTATCTCTACAACCATGTCCGACAGCGTGGTGATCAGCCATTCTGTCTGACGGTGTCTATGACTCACCCTCATGACCCTTACGCCATGACCAAAGAATTCTGGGACCTGTATGAAGGTGTTGACATTCCTTTGCCGAAGAACGGTGACATGCCACAAGACCAGCAGGATCCCCATTCGCAGCGTGTTCTGAAATGCATTGACTTGTGGGGCAAAGAAATGCCTGAAGAACGGATCAAGGCCGCTCGCCGCGCCTACTATGCCGCTTGTACCTACGTTGATACTAACGTCGGCAAACTGTTGAAGGTTCTGGACGATTGTGGCATGACTGACGACACAATCATCGTGTTTACCGGTGACCACGGAGACATGTTGGGTGAGCGCGGCCTTTGGTATAAGATGACCTGGTACGAGAATTCGGCGCGTGTGCCCATGATCGTGCATGCACCTAAGCGTTTTGCTCCGAAGCGTGTACCCCAGAATGTGTCGACAATGGACTTGTTGCCCACCTTTGTCGATCTGGTTGGCGCGCAGTTGGTTCGGGAGCTACCCCTGGACGGTGTGTCGTTGCTTCCATACCTGACAGGCGAGGACGGCCTCAAGACCGATACCGTGTTGGGCGAGTACATGGGTGAAGGGACACAGTCCCCAGTGGTAATGATTCGCCGTGGCCGCTGGAAGTTTGTGTACTCGCTGATTGACCCACCTATGCTCTTCGATGTGAAGACAGACCCTGAAGAGAAGGTGAACCTGGCGGCCGGTTTGCCTATTCCGGCGCAACTGAGTGCGGCCAAACATATCTCAGGATCGCAGTTGCAACCAGCGTCTTTGCCTACTCCAGCTGAGTCCCCGCGTATATCGCCTCGGCCGCAGCGTGGTGCATCGTCGGCATACCCATTCCCGAGCCCCCCACGGACTCCTAGTCCAGGCAAAGGATTGCCTGAAATGCCGACCACTACCGAGCCTGCCAAGGTCCTAGCATACTTCTTggaagaagcgcaagcccGTTGGGACCTGGAGAGCATCACGGAAGATGTCCTGCGGTCACAGCGCCGGCGACGCCTGGTTTATTCGGCTTTGATCAAGGGTAACCCGGCCTTTTGGGACTACGAGCCGCGTATTGACCCCAGTACCCAATACGTGCGCAACCAAGGCAAGGGTGTTTTGGACGATGTTGAATTTATTTCTCGTTGGCCC